In one Lachnospiraceae bacterium GAM79 genomic region, the following are encoded:
- a CDS encoding acyl-CoA thioesterase: MERNTKKVSDSMVEQVFQVRPEHLNGAGRLFGGQLMAWIDEVAGLVGIRHSNGDVITASVDNLKFMRGAYLKDLIVLVGRITYVGHTSMDVRVDTYIEDHRGIRRSINRAYLTLVAVDENDKPRPVPGLTLENESEQAEWLAGEKRRELRGQRRKEGF; this comes from the coding sequence ATGGAGCGAAATACGAAAAAAGTCAGTGATTCAATGGTAGAGCAGGTCTTTCAGGTACGGCCGGAACATTTAAATGGTGCCGGACGATTATTTGGCGGACAGTTAATGGCATGGATCGATGAGGTTGCAGGGCTTGTAGGGATCCGTCATTCAAATGGAGATGTGATCACAGCTTCGGTTGATAATCTGAAATTTATGCGAGGTGCTTATCTGAAGGATCTGATCGTATTAGTAGGCCGTATTACCTATGTCGGACATACCTCGATGGATGTCCGTGTGGATACTTATATCGAGGATCACAGAGGAATCCGGCGTTCAATCAATCGGGCGTATCTGACATTGGTGGCTGTCGATGAAAATGACAAACCAAGACCGGTTCCGGGACTGACACTTGAGAACGAAAGTGAACAAGCAGAATGGCTGGCAGGAGAGAAACGGAGAGAACTCAGAGGACAGAGACGTAAAGAAGGTTTTTAG
- a CDS encoding DUF2974 domain-containing protein: MANILDYLEWRGDLPFEASAFNEVDAVVFSRFSYIPFEGIVPDDFSHTVTVAEAAERFLGDTERMTQVIYEDDLKLLAAMGASRRFGDLLLCGYENQLDEEIQKQFSAVTVKLFDDVSCVVYRGTDKTVVGWREDCNMAFLSPVPSQRAAVEYLRQAAEQIPGTFLLCGHSKGGNLAIYAAATCERTLQDRILKVCSMDGPGFEPNVLELAGYNRMLSRMITYIPQNSVVGMLLEHREKYVVIRSMQEGLMQHDVYSWEVLGPSLIHEDGITDECRVLNASLKEWIDNMDYDQRRQFVNSLFDLLDECDAKTTDDLQNNWYKDIGRILTSIKKMDEASRKVVSQTILSLLKITKKNVTNKEN; the protein is encoded by the coding sequence ATGGCAAATATATTAGACTATCTGGAATGGCGGGGTGATCTGCCGTTTGAGGCATCGGCTTTTAATGAGGTGGATGCAGTTGTATTTTCAAGATTTTCATATATACCGTTTGAGGGGATCGTGCCGGATGATTTTAGTCATACGGTCACGGTAGCGGAGGCTGCAGAGCGTTTCTTAGGGGATACGGAACGCATGACACAGGTGATTTATGAAGATGATCTGAAGCTGCTTGCTGCAATGGGAGCGAGCAGACGATTTGGTGATCTGCTCTTATGCGGTTATGAGAATCAGTTGGATGAAGAGATACAGAAGCAGTTTTCAGCAGTCACAGTAAAATTATTTGACGATGTAAGCTGCGTGGTATATCGAGGAACCGATAAAACAGTTGTCGGTTGGCGGGAGGATTGTAATATGGCATTTCTTTCACCGGTTCCGTCTCAGCGGGCAGCAGTCGAGTATCTGCGGCAGGCAGCAGAACAGATACCCGGAACATTCCTGCTGTGCGGACATTCCAAAGGCGGAAATCTTGCGATCTATGCAGCAGCAACCTGTGAACGTACTCTGCAGGATAGGATTCTGAAGGTATGCAGTATGGATGGCCCGGGATTTGAACCAAATGTGTTAGAGCTTGCCGGTTACAACCGAATGCTATCACGGATGATCACATACATACCACAGAATTCCGTAGTGGGAATGCTGCTTGAGCACAGAGAGAAATATGTTGTGATCCGAAGTATGCAGGAGGGCTTGATGCAGCATGATGTATATAGTTGGGAGGTTCTTGGACCATCCCTGATCCATGAGGATGGAATCACAGATGAATGCCGTGTATTAAATGCTTCTTTAAAAGAATGGATCGACAATATGGACTACGACCAGCGCAGACAGTTTGTAAATTCTCTGTTCGACCTGTTAGATGAATGCGATGCGAAGACCACGGATGATCTGCAAAATAACTGGTATAAGGATATCGGAAGAATCCTGACTTCAATCAAGAAGATGGACGAAGCCAGCCGAAAAGTTGTCAGCCAGACAATCCTGTCGCTATTAAAG